In Microbacterium sp. zg-Y818, the genomic window AGCAGTCTGCGCGGCATGTCTCTAAAGGCCTCTCTCGAGCAGTTCCAGCAGATACGAGCCGTATCCGGACTTCTTCAGGGCGGTTCCGCGCGCCTCGAGCTGCTCATCGGTGAGGAACCCCTGGCGCCAGGCGACCTCTTCGGGGACGCCGATGCGCATGCCGGTGCGGCGCTCCATGGTGCGCACGTATTCGCCGGCATCGAGCATCTGGTCGAACGTTCCGGTGTCCAACCAGGCGGTGCCGCGTGGCAGCACCTCGACCTGGAGCTTGCCGGCCTCGAGGTAGGCCTTATTGATGTCGGTGATCTCGTACTCTCCGCGGGCGGAGGGCTGCAGATCGCGGGCGATCTGCACGACGTCGTTGTCATAGAAGTACAAACCGGGCACGGCGTAGTTCGACTTCGGCACGGCGGGCTTCTCCTCGAGCGAGACCGCACGGCCCTCGTCGTCGAACTCCACCACGCCGTAGGCGGTGGGCTCGCCGACCCAGTAGGCGAACACCGCGCCGCCGTCGACGTCGTCGTAGCGCTTGAGCTGCGTGCCGAGGCCGGGGCCGTAAAGCAGGTTGTCGCCCAGCACGAGGGCGACCTTGTCGTCGCCGATGTGGTCGGCGCCGATCGTGAAGGCCTGCGCCAGGCCGTCCGGGGACGCCTGCTGGGCGAAGGTGAGCTGGATGCCGAACTGCGATCCGTCGCCGAGGAGACGCTCGAAGTGCGGCGCGTCATGCGGTGTGGTGATCACCAGGATGTCCCGGATGCCCGCGAGCATGAGCGTCGACAGCGGGTAGTACACCATCGGCTTGTCGTACACCGGGATCAGCTGCTTGGAGACGCCGAGCGTGATCGGATGTAGACGCGTGCCGGAGCCCCCGGCCAGAATGATGCCCTTCACAGGATCCATCCTGCCATGTGCGCAGATTAGTCGCTGAGCACGGCCCGGGAGGCGTGCTCAGACCCCGTGCGCGCGGCGCGCGAGCGCAGCGCGGAAAACCTGATCGATTCCTTCAGGCAGCGTTGTGCGCACCAAGTCGTCGAGGTCCTCCCACACGATCGAGCGCACGCGCAGGTCCGATGCCTGTCCTGTCGAGTCGCCCTGACCGAGCACAATGGCACCGCGGTGACGGCGCAGCCGGACGATCTCGCCGAGGATCGCGCCGATCGAGACCGCGCGCATGTTCCCGACCAGCTTCATGACGGTCTGGCCTGGTGCAAGGTCCCACGTGCGGCGCATTGCCGCGTCGATCACCCTCGCCGCGTCGTCTTCGTAGATGTAGTCGCGCAGCGTGTCCAGCGGCACGTAGACCGAGACCGGCCGCCTGCTGACCTGCCCGTCGGCAAGCACAGAAATCAGGCCCTGGGCTTTGCCGGCGTTCTGGCCAGGTCCGTACAGGTTCGTGATCCGTGCGATGAACGTGCGCCAGTTCCCCTCGGTGGTCGCTTCCTCCAGCAGACCCTCCATGCGCAGCTTGGCCCGGCCGTAGTCGGAGAGCGGTGAGACGGGGCTGCGTTCGGTGTACGGAGGATGCGGGGTGCCCGCGAAGGCCCCGCCGACGGACGAGGCGAGGAAGAACGTGAGCCTGCCACGCGTGGTGGGATCGAGGTCGCCGACCGAGCGGAGGAATCGAGCGAAGACGGCCACCTCGTCGTCCAGCTGGCTCGCCGGAGTAGAGGTCACTCCACGTCCGGCGCACCAGTAGATCTCCAACGGTGAGCCGATTGCCGTGGCGCGCCGGAGCCCGGTGGCCAGGTCGGCGGCGGCGAGATCGACGTCGTGCCACCGCACGTCGGCGAGCAGCGCCGGTTCCGAGCCGACCCTGTTCACGGCACGGCCCAGCAGACCGTGCCCGATGATCCACCTAGTGTTCGCCACCGGGCGTTCCGTCTTCCGCGCGGGCGGTCCGCCCGAGCGGGCCGGCCTGCGGGTCGCGCACGATGAGGTACGCCGGTTTGCCCAGCGCAACGCTCACCGTGACCCCCACGTACTCGGCGATGATGCCGAGCGACACCAGGATCACTCCCGTGCCGATGGCGCTGAGCACCATCTGCGACGTCCATCCCTCGGGCGTATCGCCCCCGACGAACCGCGCCACGATCAGGTAAAGCGCGAACAGTATGCCGCCCAGGAAGAACACCAGCCCGGTCACGGTGACCGCGCGCAGGCCCTGCGTCCCCGATGTCAGGATCATCCGCCAGAAGTGAGCGAAGAGCCGACGGTAGGAGTAACCAGAGACTCTGTCGCCCTCGCTGCGCAGCAGCACCGGGGCGGTCGTGGTGCGCCCTGCGACCCATCCGAGGGCCACATCGAGGTAGACGCCCTGGCCCGCATAAGCGGCCACACTGCGGCCGATCTCGCCCAGCATCAGCCGGTAGCTGTTGA contains:
- the rfbA gene encoding glucose-1-phosphate thymidylyltransferase RfbA, coding for MKGIILAGGSGTRLHPITLGVSKQLIPVYDKPMVYYPLSTLMLAGIRDILVITTPHDAPHFERLLGDGSQFGIQLTFAQQASPDGLAQAFTIGADHIGDDKVALVLGDNLLYGPGLGTQLKRYDDVDGGAVFAYWVGEPTAYGVVEFDDEGRAVSLEEKPAVPKSNYAVPGLYFYDNDVVQIARDLQPSARGEYEITDINKAYLEAGKLQVEVLPRGTAWLDTGTFDQMLDAGEYVRTMERRTGMRIGVPEEVAWRQGFLTDEQLEARGTALKKSGYGSYLLELLERGL
- a CDS encoding NAD-dependent epimerase/dehydratase family protein, with amino-acid sequence MANTRWIIGHGLLGRAVNRVGSEPALLADVRWHDVDLAAADLATGLRRATAIGSPLEIYWCAGRGVTSTPASQLDDEVAVFARFLRSVGDLDPTTRGRLTFFLASSVGGAFAGTPHPPYTERSPVSPLSDYGRAKLRMEGLLEEATTEGNWRTFIARITNLYGPGQNAGKAQGLISVLADGQVSRRPVSVYVPLDTLRDYIYEDDAARVIDAAMRRTWDLAPGQTVMKLVGNMRAVSIGAILGEIVRLRRHRGAIVLGQGDSTGQASDLRVRSIVWEDLDDLVRTTLPEGIDQVFRAALARRAHGV
- a CDS encoding glycosyltransferase, with the protein product MTAVEPFTHGISIVIPVYQGEKTLRGVLEEIRPLTAGFRTPDGHAARVDEVVLSYDRGPDASARVIRELASESAWVKPVWLSRNYGQHAATLAGIASSGGDWVVTLDEDGQHDPSYIGTLLDTALREQADVVYAQPSNRPPHGFVRNAASRTSKRALESIFGGGKASHFNSYRLMLGEIGRSVAAYAGQGVYLDVALGWVAGRTTTAPVLLRSEGDRVSGYSYRRLFAHFWRMILTSGTQGLRAVTVTGLVFFLGGILFALYLIVARFVGGDTPEGWTSQMVLSAIGTGVILVSLGIIAEYVGVTVSVALGKPAYLIVRDPQAGPLGRTARAEDGTPGGEH